One Polyangia bacterium genomic region harbors:
- the cobT gene encoding nicotinate-nucleotide--dimethylbenzimidazole phosphoribosyltransferase, with protein sequence MVSAELGAAAREAIYEVISKRRDIRIFIPNLQVPDEVLQRLLAAAHQAPSVGYCQPWDFVVVRDRDRRARIKESFLRCRESEAARYATERRAQYLAYRLEGIVESALNLCVTVDLRPSDELILGTNAQPEALRWSACCAVQNLWLAARAEGVGVGWVSIVEPAVLRAELGLPPGIEPVAYLCVGYPVEFPDRPMLEQTGWRERRPLAAVIHAEQFGGEGQPPPTTMAPASGNVVGRRASDEATATTVACGTFAALAGDVPPFDEAVAEAVRARQLRLTKPAASLGRLEELSAWYAGAHGRLEAAPPRAAEVFVFAADHGVAAEGVSAFSSAVTAAMVRNFLAGGAAINALCGAADAALTVVDVGVAGDLTGLPTAGRARFVSAKIRAGSANLRRQPAMTRGEAEAAVALGGRLAREAAKRGVDLLAVGEMGIGNTTAATAVLCALTGALPADVVGRGTGLDQKAMAHKAAVIAEALALHEPDRDDPLGVLAAVGGLEIAAMAGLMIGAASARRPVLVDGFIATVGALAATALAPRSRSYLCFSHLSAERGHRLACAALNARPLLELEMALGEGTGAALAIPLVRAAVAAQRQMATFATAGIADRLGAGGDQRNDDLT encoded by the coding sequence ATGGTTTCCGCAGAGCTGGGCGCGGCAGCCCGAGAGGCAATCTACGAGGTCATCTCCAAACGCCGCGACATCCGGATCTTCATTCCGAACCTTCAAGTACCGGATGAGGTCTTGCAGCGCCTCCTGGCGGCCGCCCATCAGGCGCCCAGCGTCGGTTATTGCCAGCCTTGGGACTTTGTCGTGGTCCGTGACCGCGACCGGCGCGCCCGCATTAAGGAAAGTTTTCTCCGCTGCCGCGAGAGCGAGGCCGCTCGCTATGCGACCGAACGCCGGGCACAGTACCTGGCGTATCGGCTGGAAGGGATCGTCGAATCGGCGCTGAACCTGTGCGTGACGGTCGATCTGCGCCCGTCGGACGAACTGATCCTGGGCACCAACGCCCAACCAGAAGCGCTGCGCTGGAGCGCCTGCTGCGCGGTGCAGAACCTGTGGCTGGCGGCGCGCGCTGAAGGCGTGGGCGTCGGCTGGGTCAGCATCGTCGAGCCAGCCGTCCTGCGCGCCGAGCTGGGCCTGCCGCCCGGGATAGAACCGGTGGCGTACCTGTGCGTCGGCTACCCGGTGGAATTTCCCGACCGGCCGATGCTGGAACAGACCGGCTGGCGCGAACGACGCCCGCTGGCGGCCGTCATCCACGCCGAACAATTCGGGGGCGAAGGCCAGCCGCCGCCGACGACGATGGCGCCCGCATCAGGCAACGTCGTCGGGCGCCGGGCCAGCGATGAGGCAACTGCGACGACCGTTGCGTGCGGAACGTTCGCCGCCCTAGCCGGCGACGTCCCGCCGTTTGACGAGGCGGTGGCAGAAGCGGTGCGCGCACGCCAGCTGCGCCTGACCAAACCCGCCGCCAGCCTGGGCCGCCTGGAAGAATTATCCGCCTGGTATGCCGGCGCCCACGGCCGACTGGAAGCCGCCCCCCCCCGCGCCGCCGAGGTCTTCGTCTTCGCGGCCGACCACGGCGTCGCCGCCGAAGGGGTCAGCGCCTTCTCGTCAGCGGTGACCGCGGCGATGGTGCGCAACTTCTTGGCTGGGGGCGCGGCCATCAATGCCCTGTGCGGCGCCGCCGACGCTGCGCTGACGGTGGTCGACGTCGGCGTGGCGGGCGATCTGACCGGCCTGCCGACGGCTGGCCGCGCGCGTTTCGTCTCCGCCAAGATTCGCGCCGGCAGCGCCAACCTGCGCCGCCAGCCGGCGATGACCCGCGGTGAGGCCGAAGCCGCCGTGGCCCTGGGCGGGCGGCTGGCCCGCGAGGCGGCCAAACGCGGCGTCGATCTGCTGGCCGTCGGCGAGATGGGAATCGGCAACACCACGGCGGCGACGGCGGTGCTGTGCGCGCTGACCGGCGCCCTGCCTGCCGACGTCGTCGGCCGCGGCACCGGCCTTGATCAAAAGGCGATGGCCCACAAGGCGGCGGTGATCGCCGAGGCGCTGGCCCTGCACGAGCCCGATCGCGATGATCCACTGGGCGTGCTGGCGGCGGTGGGAGGTCTGGAGATCGCGGCGATGGCCGGCCTGATGATCGGCGCGGCCAGCGCGCGGCGGCCCGTGTTAGTGGACGGGTTCATCGCCACCGTCGGCGCGCTGGCCGCGACCGCGCTGGCGCCGCGCAGCCGCAGTTACCTGTGCTTTTCGCACCTGTCCGCCGAGCGCGGGCACCGACTGGCCTGCGCGGCGCTGAACGCGCGGCCGTTGCTGGAGCTGGAAATGGCCCTTGGCGAGGGTACCGGCGCGGCGCTGGCCATTCCTTTGGTCCGGGCGGCGGTGGCGGCCCAACGACAGATGGCCACCTTCGCCACTGCCGGCATCGCCGATCGCCTGGGCGCTGGCGGCGACCAGCGCAACGACGATCTGACCTGA
- a CDS encoding peroxiredoxin — protein sequence MLTIGDKFPEFKQTAVVSLDQGKEFQEISSADYSGKWKVIFFWPKDFTFVCPTEIAAFGRRNADFQERDAQVLGVSTDNEYVHLAWRKSHPDLKNLPFPMLSDLRRDLSTALGILHPTVGVAMRATFIVDPEGIIRFVAVTDLDVGRSVDEVIRVLDALQTDELCPCNWKKGDPTLEAA from the coding sequence ATGTTGACGATTGGCGACAAGTTCCCGGAGTTCAAACAGACCGCGGTGGTGAGCCTGGACCAGGGCAAGGAGTTTCAGGAAATCAGCAGCGCCGACTATTCCGGCAAATGGAAGGTGATCTTCTTTTGGCCGAAGGACTTCACCTTCGTCTGCCCGACGGAGATCGCCGCGTTCGGCCGCCGCAACGCCGACTTTCAAGAGCGCGACGCGCAGGTGCTGGGCGTCAGTACGGACAATGAATACGTTCACCTGGCCTGGCGCAAGAGTCACCCCGACCTGAAGAACCTGCCGTTCCCCATGCTGTCGGACCTGCGCCGCGATCTGTCCACCGCGCTCGGCATCCTGCACCCGACGGTCGGCGTGGCCATGCGCGCGACCTTCATCGTCGATCCGGAGGGGATCATCCGCTTCGTCGCCGTGACTGATCTGGACGTCGGCCGCAGCGTCGACGAGGTCATCCGCGTCCTCGACGCCCTGCAGACCGACGAGCTATGCCCGTGCAACTGGAAGAAGGGCGACCCGACCTTGGAGGCCGCCTAG
- a CDS encoding sigma-54 dependent transcriptional regulator — MKPTVLVIDDEKTFRIVAEEALSAEGFAVVTAGNGRAGLAAWQKDPFDLVILDRQLPDTDGISILEAMVRESRERDVETLVVIATAYADVSSAVQALKLGAFDYLSKPLQLPELVVTARKAIEAKRLRAQVRQLSGRAQAAMGDLVAGESSAMRLVLEMVDKVAQATETTVLIQGESGTGKELIADLIHRRTPRRSTEPFVEINCASVPESLLESELFGYERGAFTDAKQQKRGLFEEADGGTLFLDEVGELPANTQAKLLKVLEDTTFRRLGGTRDLTVDVRVVAATNKDLAAEVRRGVFRLDLYHRLDVFHLHIPPLRERREDILPLARHFLARFAVRLRKPASRFAPETERCLGAYDYPGNVRELRNLIERAVILSGADEIDPGCLVLSGGALAGVTAAVPAGEFFSLGLEEGGRPPSLASLERAYIARLLEFAGGNRTQVARLLGVSYPTIARKIADYGL; from the coding sequence ATGAAACCCACCGTCCTGGTCATCGACGACGAGAAGACCTTTCGCATCGTCGCCGAGGAAGCGCTGTCTGCCGAAGGCTTCGCCGTCGTCACCGCGGGCAACGGCCGGGCTGGTCTGGCCGCCTGGCAGAAAGATCCCTTCGACCTGGTGATCCTGGATCGGCAGTTGCCCGACACCGACGGCATTTCGATTCTTGAGGCGATGGTGCGCGAATCGCGCGAGCGCGACGTGGAGACGCTGGTGGTGATCGCCACCGCCTACGCCGACGTCAGCAGCGCCGTGCAAGCGTTGAAGCTGGGGGCGTTCGACTATCTGTCCAAGCCCCTCCAGCTGCCCGAGCTGGTGGTCACCGCGCGCAAGGCCATCGAGGCCAAGCGCCTGCGCGCGCAGGTGCGCCAGCTGTCCGGCCGCGCCCAGGCGGCGATGGGCGATCTGGTGGCGGGCGAATCGTCGGCCATGCGTCTGGTGCTGGAGATGGTCGACAAGGTGGCGCAAGCGACCGAGACCACCGTGCTGATCCAAGGCGAGTCCGGCACCGGCAAAGAATTGATCGCTGATCTCATCCACCGCCGGACGCCGCGCCGATCGACGGAGCCGTTCGTGGAGATCAACTGCGCGTCGGTGCCGGAGTCGCTGCTGGAAAGCGAGCTGTTCGGGTACGAACGCGGCGCCTTCACCGATGCCAAGCAACAAAAGCGCGGCCTGTTCGAGGAAGCCGACGGCGGCACGCTGTTCCTGGACGAGGTCGGCGAGCTGCCCGCCAACACTCAGGCCAAGCTGCTGAAGGTTTTAGAGGACACCACCTTTCGACGCCTGGGCGGCACGCGGGATCTGACCGTCGACGTGCGGGTGGTGGCGGCGACCAACAAAGATCTGGCGGCCGAGGTGCGGCGGGGCGTCTTTCGTCTGGACCTTTATCACCGCCTGGACGTCTTTCATTTGCACATCCCGCCGCTGCGCGAACGGCGCGAGGACATCTTGCCGCTGGCCCGGCATTTTCTGGCCCGATTCGCCGTGCGGCTGCGCAAGCCCGCTTCGCGTTTCGCCCCCGAGACCGAACGGTGCCTGGGCGCTTACGACTATCCCGGCAACGTGCGCGAGCTGCGCAACCTCATCGAGCGGGCGGTGATCTTGTCGGGCGCCGACGAGATCGATCCCGGTTGTCTGGTGCTGAGCGGCGGGGCGCTGGCGGGCGTCACCGCCGCCGTACCGGCCGGGGAATTTTTCTCGCTGGGCTTGGAAGAGGGAGGGCGGCCGCCGTCGCTGGCGTCGCTGGAGCGGGCCTACATCGCCCGGCTGCTGGAATTCGCCGGGGGAAACCGCACCCAGGTGGCGCGGCTACTGGGCGTGTCGTATCCGACCATCGCCAGGAAGATCGCCGATTACGGACTCTGA
- a CDS encoding cobyric acid synthase: MSVGTFLPSPPARTLMVQGTASSVGKSLLVTALCRLFRRAGVRVAPFKAQNMSLNAFVTPDGREIGRAQAVQAEAAGAPLSVDMNPVLLKPESDGRSQVVILGKAIGTLTAADYYRHKVEIRPIIAESLARLRAAYDLVVIEGAGSPAEINLKEHDLVNMHVARLADAPVLLVGDIDRGGVFASLVGTMELLERAERARVAAFVINKFRGDLSLLSPGLTALTARTGVPVLGVIPFVERLGIADEDGVAIEDRRRRDSAAMLAASAEPASSFVLTVAVVRLPRISNHDEVQPLEYEPGVRLRFVDTAEEVAAADLLILPGSKSTVADLAWLRARGLAEAVAERAQRGALVLGICGGCQMLGETIADPDGVESAEQSVAGLGLLPLHTRFHAEKTVAQVKATVGASCFLTAGLSRGTVLTGYEIHAGAVALAPSAITPFRLRERNREAVDLPDGAVASDGAVIGTMIHGLLENDLVRVALLNTMRARRSGGGAAPSATPPPWSLSSRNKEAAYDRLADVVSESLDLPLLNRIVGVR; the protein is encoded by the coding sequence ATGAGCGTCGGCACCTTCTTGCCCAGTCCGCCGGCGCGCACGTTGATGGTCCAAGGGACGGCGTCGTCGGTGGGCAAGAGCTTGCTGGTGACGGCGCTGTGCCGGCTGTTTCGCCGCGCCGGCGTGCGCGTGGCTCCGTTCAAGGCGCAGAACATGTCGCTGAACGCCTTCGTCACGCCCGACGGCCGGGAGATCGGGCGCGCGCAGGCCGTGCAGGCGGAAGCCGCCGGGGCGCCGCTGTCCGTCGACATGAACCCGGTGCTGCTGAAGCCGGAGAGCGATGGCCGCTCGCAGGTGGTGATTCTGGGGAAAGCCATCGGCACCCTGACCGCCGCCGACTATTACCGACACAAGGTGGAGATCCGGCCGATCATCGCCGAGAGCCTGGCTCGCCTGCGCGCCGCTTACGACCTGGTGGTGATCGAAGGCGCCGGCAGCCCGGCGGAGATCAACCTCAAGGAACACGACCTGGTGAACATGCACGTCGCCCGCCTGGCCGACGCGCCGGTGTTGCTGGTCGGCGACATCGATCGCGGCGGCGTGTTCGCGTCGCTGGTGGGGACGATGGAGCTTCTGGAGCGGGCGGAGCGGGCGCGCGTGGCGGCGTTCGTGATCAATAAATTTCGCGGCGACCTGTCGTTGCTGTCGCCGGGCCTGACCGCGCTGACCGCGCGCACCGGGGTCCCGGTGCTGGGCGTGATTCCCTTCGTCGAACGGCTGGGTATCGCCGACGAGGATGGCGTAGCCATCGAAGACCGCCGGCGTCGCGACAGCGCCGCCATGCTGGCCGCCAGCGCCGAGCCGGCGTCGTCGTTCGTGCTGACCGTGGCGGTGGTCCGGCTGCCGCGCATCTCCAACCACGACGAGGTGCAGCCGCTGGAATATGAACCCGGCGTGCGTCTGCGTTTCGTCGACACCGCCGAGGAAGTGGCCGCCGCCGATCTGCTGATCCTGCCCGGATCAAAAAGCACCGTCGCCGATCTGGCCTGGCTGCGCGCCCGCGGCCTGGCCGAGGCGGTGGCCGAGCGGGCCCAGCGCGGGGCTCTGGTGCTGGGAATTTGCGGTGGCTGCCAGATGCTGGGCGAGACCATCGCCGATCCCGACGGCGTTGAATCGGCAGAACAGTCGGTGGCCGGCCTGGGCCTGCTGCCGCTGCACACCCGGTTTCACGCCGAGAAAACCGTCGCCCAGGTCAAAGCCACCGTCGGCGCGTCCTGTTTTCTCACCGCTGGCCTGTCCCGCGGCACGGTGCTGACCGGTTATGAAATCCACGCTGGCGCGGTCGCGCTGGCCCCGTCGGCCATCACCCCGTTCCGCCTGCGTGAACGCAACCGGGAGGCCGTCGATCTACCCGACGGCGCCGTCGCCTCCGACGGAGCGGTGATCGGCACGATGATTCACGGCTTGCTGGAAAACGATCTGGTGCGCGTCGCCTTGTTGAACACCATGCGCGCCCGCCGCAGCGGCGGTGGTGCAGCACCGTCGGCCACCCCGCCGCCGTGGTCGCTGTCGTCGCGAAACAAAGAGGCTGCTTACGATCGATTGGCCGACGTGGTCAGCGAAAGCCTGGATCTCCCGCTGTTAAACCGCATCGTCGGGGTTCGGTAG
- the cobA gene encoding uroporphyrinogen-III C-methyltransferase — MSESEARPQAGIVYLVGAGPGDPGLLTLRAAELLRAAEVVAHDELVSPEILALAPPTAERLPVGRRQGDGPIDYRLHPAVLERARRGLRVVRLKSGDPLIFGRGGEEAEELVENGIRFEIVPGISAALGAAAYAGIPLTHRHVSAGVLLTTGHEAEDTAQSGGAGAVLVGPRAPGASPAQDRTLVLYMAARRVRSTLQRLIAEGFAADTPAAYVAAATTPAQQVVVGTLADLADAITLPPPPSRPPGLLIVGEVVRLRARLAWFETRTR, encoded by the coding sequence GTGAGCGAGTCGGAAGCGCGCCCGCAAGCGGGCATCGTTTATCTGGTGGGAGCAGGTCCAGGCGATCCGGGTTTGCTGACCTTGCGCGCCGCCGAGCTGCTGCGCGCCGCCGAAGTGGTGGCCCACGACGAGCTGGTGTCGCCGGAGATCCTGGCCCTGGCGCCGCCGACCGCCGAGCGGCTGCCGGTGGGTCGACGGCAAGGCGACGGCCCGATTGATTACCGCCTGCACCCCGCGGTGCTGGAGCGGGCGCGCCGTGGTTTGCGGGTGGTGCGCCTCAAGTCCGGCGATCCGCTGATCTTCGGCCGCGGCGGTGAGGAAGCTGAAGAGCTGGTGGAAAACGGCATCCGCTTCGAGATCGTCCCCGGGATCTCGGCGGCGCTGGGCGCGGCAGCCTACGCCGGGATCCCCCTGACCCACCGCCACGTCTCGGCTGGCGTGCTGCTGACCACCGGGCACGAAGCGGAGGACACGGCCCAAAGCGGCGGCGCGGGCGCGGTGCTGGTGGGGCCGCGCGCGCCGGGCGCGTCGCCGGCGCAGGATCGCACGCTGGTGCTGTACATGGCGGCGCGACGCGTGCGCTCGACGCTGCAGCGGCTGATCGCCGAAGGCTTCGCCGCCGATACGCCGGCGGCGTACGTCGCCGCGGCAACCACGCCGGCGCAACAGGTGGTGGTGGGAACGCTGGCCGATCTGGCCGATGCCATCACGCTGCCGCCGCCGCCGTCGCGCCCGCCCGGGCTGTTGATCGTCGGCGAAGTGGTGCGCTTGCGGGCGCGATTGGCCTGGTTCGAGACACGAACCCGATGA
- a CDS encoding carboxymuconolactone decarboxylase family protein: MSALEDVRNLIPEIARDLKLNLQTVLQPSTLSEAQRWGVAVACAAAARNAGLREAVIADARALVAPAVVEDALAAAALMGMNNVYYRFRHLIEKPSYGEKPARLRMNRLVKPAGSKVDFELFSLAVSAVNGCGACMIAHEKVVIEGGLTEDQVHDAVRIAAVIAGAAVALDLVGDDVGPAAVAAS; encoded by the coding sequence ATGTCGGCGCTGGAGGACGTCCGCAATCTGATCCCGGAGATCGCCCGGGACCTGAAGCTGAACCTGCAGACCGTCCTCCAGCCATCCACGCTGTCGGAGGCGCAGCGCTGGGGCGTGGCGGTGGCGTGCGCCGCGGCCGCGCGCAACGCCGGCCTGCGCGAAGCCGTCATCGCCGACGCGCGCGCCCTGGTGGCGCCGGCGGTGGTCGAGGACGCGCTGGCGGCGGCGGCGCTGATGGGCATGAACAATGTTTACTACCGCTTCCGCCATCTCATCGAGAAACCCAGCTACGGCGAGAAGCCGGCCCGCCTGCGCATGAACCGCCTGGTGAAGCCGGCTGGCAGCAAGGTGGACTTTGAATTGTTCTCGCTGGCGGTCAGCGCGGTCAACGGCTGCGGCGCGTGCATGATCGCGCACGAGAAAGTGGTCATCGAAGGCGGGTTGACCGAGGACCAAGTTCACGACGCGGTTCGGATCGCAGCGGTGATTGCCGGTGCGGCGGTGGCGTTGGATCTGGTGGGCGACGACGTCGGCCCGGCGGCGGTGGCAGCGAGCTAA
- a CDS encoding LysR substrate-binding domain-containing protein — MSVPPPPFSARQLQYAVAVADARSFRRAAALCGVSQPSLSAQLGLLEDALGVRLFERDRRRVLPTAAGEDLVARARRVLLETDDLLNAARRLGDPLAGVLRLGVIPTISPYLLPAIVPALRRAHPGLAVRWIEDKTETLVRHLHAGELDAALVALEADLGDLQSEVIGRDPFVLAVPRKHPLAGATGAVTLADLRGVSVLLLDDGHCLREQALALCANARTEELGFRATSLPTLAQMVSAGAGVTLLPRLAVPTESRRSTMVIRPLADPGAQRTIALVWRPTSPLVPSLRKLAATIRQAYERLVAVPVHRRTKARRGR, encoded by the coding sequence ATGAGCGTCCCGCCCCCCCCGTTTTCCGCCCGCCAGCTGCAGTACGCGGTGGCGGTGGCCGATGCCCGCAGCTTCCGGCGGGCCGCGGCGCTGTGTGGGGTGTCGCAGCCGTCGCTGAGCGCGCAGCTCGGCTTGCTGGAAGATGCCCTGGGCGTGCGCCTGTTCGAGCGCGATCGCCGCCGGGTGCTGCCGACGGCGGCGGGCGAAGATCTGGTGGCTCGGGCCCGCCGCGTCTTGCTGGAGACGGACGATCTGTTGAACGCCGCCAGGCGCCTGGGCGATCCGCTGGCCGGTGTGCTGCGGCTGGGCGTCATTCCGACCATCTCGCCGTATTTGCTGCCGGCGATCGTGCCGGCGCTGCGGCGGGCGCACCCCGGGCTGGCGGTGCGCTGGATCGAGGACAAGACCGAGACGTTGGTGCGGCACCTGCACGCCGGCGAGCTGGACGCGGCGCTGGTGGCCCTGGAGGCGGACCTCGGCGATCTGCAGTCGGAGGTGATCGGACGCGATCCGTTCGTGCTGGCGGTGCCGCGCAAGCACCCGCTGGCAGGCGCGACCGGCGCCGTCACGCTGGCCGACCTGCGCGGCGTCAGCGTGTTGCTTTTGGACGACGGCCACTGCTTGCGCGAGCAGGCGCTGGCCCTGTGCGCGAACGCCCGCACCGAGGAGCTGGGTTTTCGCGCCACCAGTCTGCCCACGCTGGCCCAGATGGTGTCCGCCGGCGCCGGCGTGACGCTGTTGCCGCGGCTGGCGGTGCCGACGGAAAGCCGGCGGTCGACGATGGTGATTCGTCCGCTGGCAGATCCTGGCGCGCAACGGACCATCGCCCTTGTATGGCGACCGACGTCGCCGCTGGTTCCGTCGCTGCGCAAGCTGGCGGCCACCATTCGGCAGGCGTACGAACGGTTGGTGGCGGTGCCGGTGCACCGGCGGACCAAGGCGCGGCGCGGGCGCTGA
- a CDS encoding sensor histidine kinase, whose product MLSSLLVVSIGLAGGTAIYQSARNMRRELTTEYQLFAENRAFALRDNFEILEDELKRLAMLPQMDMGDGDSMPEQLALAGAHEHSVLYNTAVLLLDESGLCQRAVPDRPEYRGQSFGDRAWFRAVRNGGAGPVFRGTDDPGVGRTIKIIQPIRRSERFMGALVGVISLGETNLITPTLHETLPPDTDAVLVDETGEIIYPPDRSRAAEGTGWERAVAAAVTGVTGSLSGEANGQEALFAYSPVRAQTPYALVFSWPWRRLTANLIQQAWTLAGILLFGLVLAAIAGLMLSAYLTRPLEALGDGAIRIARGEPVQTVNLPGAARTEEVGALVAAFTQMEASIRQRDQELREAAAHLEQRVESRTRELVVTQQALVEAERFAAMGKTSAAIAHELKNALNGLGMAVELILQDPANHTRVGRLRAQVIDEVARLRDVVDSLLSFSRSPRINRTRADLTPLLFRVREQLADLIIDRGAEVRIEAPDSLPFVCDSHKIQGVLVNLVKNAVDAGHTVRVRAAADGDALTLEVADDGPGLSTEARAHLFEPFFTTKPNGTGLGLPTSRRYVEAHGGSIDFDGASDLGGARVRVRLPREAASPA is encoded by the coding sequence GTGCTGTCATCGCTGCTGGTCGTCTCGATCGGCCTGGCAGGGGGAACGGCCATCTATCAGTCGGCGCGCAACATGCGGCGCGAGCTGACCACCGAATACCAGCTTTTCGCCGAGAACCGCGCCTTCGCCCTGCGCGACAACTTCGAGATCCTGGAGGACGAACTGAAGCGGCTGGCCATGCTGCCGCAGATGGATATGGGCGACGGCGATTCGATGCCCGAGCAGCTGGCCCTGGCCGGCGCGCACGAGCACTCGGTGCTTTACAACACAGCGGTGCTGCTGCTGGACGAAAGCGGTCTGTGCCAGCGAGCGGTGCCCGATCGCCCCGAATACCGCGGCCAATCCTTCGGTGATCGGGCCTGGTTTCGCGCCGTGCGCAACGGCGGCGCCGGGCCGGTCTTTCGCGGCACCGACGATCCTGGCGTCGGACGCACCATCAAGATCATCCAGCCGATCCGCCGCAGCGAGCGCTTCATGGGCGCGCTGGTGGGCGTGATCTCGCTCGGCGAGACCAACCTCATCACGCCGACGTTGCACGAAACCTTGCCCCCCGACACCGACGCCGTGCTGGTCGATGAGACCGGCGAGATCATTTACCCGCCCGACCGCTCGCGCGCCGCCGAAGGCACGGGCTGGGAACGGGCCGTCGCCGCCGCGGTCACCGGTGTCACTGGATCGCTGTCGGGCGAGGCCAACGGCCAGGAGGCGCTGTTCGCCTATTCGCCGGTGCGGGCGCAGACGCCGTACGCGCTGGTTTTCTCCTGGCCCTGGCGGCGGCTGACCGCCAACTTGATCCAGCAGGCGTGGACGTTGGCCGGCATTCTGTTGTTCGGGTTGGTGTTGGCGGCCATCGCCGGTCTGATGCTGTCGGCGTATTTGACCCGGCCGCTGGAGGCGCTGGGAGACGGCGCGATCCGCATCGCCCGGGGCGAACCGGTGCAGACGGTCAACCTGCCGGGCGCCGCCCGCACCGAGGAGGTGGGCGCGCTGGTGGCGGCATTCACGCAGATGGAGGCGTCGATCCGCCAGCGCGATCAAGAGCTGCGCGAGGCGGCCGCGCACCTCGAGCAGCGGGTGGAGTCGCGCACGCGCGAGCTGGTGGTGACCCAGCAGGCGCTGGTCGAGGCCGAGCGCTTCGCCGCCATGGGCAAGACGTCGGCGGCCATCGCTCATGAGCTCAAAAACGCGTTGAATGGTCTCGGCATGGCGGTCGAGCTCATCTTGCAAGATCCGGCCAACCACACCCGGGTGGGACGGCTGCGCGCGCAGGTGATCGACGAGGTTGCGCGGCTGCGCGACGTGGTCGACTCGCTGTTGTCGTTCTCGCGCTCGCCGCGCATCAATCGGACGCGGGCGGATCTGACGCCGCTTTTGTTCCGCGTGCGCGAGCAGCTGGCCGATCTGATCATCGACCGCGGCGCCGAGGTGCGCATCGAGGCGCCGGATTCGCTTCCGTTTGTCTGCGATTCGCACAAGATTCAAGGTGTGCTGGTCAACCTGGTGAAGAACGCCGTCGACGCCGGCCACACCGTGCGCGTGCGCGCCGCCGCCGATGGCGACGCCCTGACCCTGGAAGTGGCTGACGATGGTCCTGGCCTGTCGACGGAGGCGCGGGCGCATCTGTTCGAACCGTTCTTCACCACCAAGCCCAACGGCACCGGCCTGGGGCTGCCGACGTCGCGCCGTTACGTCGAAGCGCACGGGGGCAGCATCGATTTTGACGGGGCCAGCGATCTCGGCGGCGCGCGGGTGCGCGTGCGGCTGCCGCGGGAGGCTGCGTCGCCGGCATGA